One Sphingopyxis macrogoltabida genomic region harbors:
- a CDS encoding phosphotransferase family protein, with product MDNDNALEASRAITGATQQGEDDEIGLRLENFLQRQTGLGGKITAIRLDDGRRSAGASSGTILFDADVDTDTGTRVRRLVFRYDLGGAFFSQYALPPQFDIMQALYARGLPVPRPLWLDAGGEVNGKPGLFMERIEGIAPSTMPFNEGPYMAVGAADRHRMLLEAARTLAAVHATSSAGLADDHFARRGGDGHYLDREIGWTLVELRRTIPPAAPGAKANLYRDIRDTLEKVADWLTAHAPRHRTPELAHGDANISNFMYDDAGQVVALLDWELAHHGVGEADLAYQIAGIAHFALLAPPIDGIPAPDEMMAAYAQARGKLEDWDFAQVLGEWRLAVFASMGMSRLPPELEDVERTYWAASRKRLAALVPGIGA from the coding sequence ATGGATAACGACAATGCGCTCGAAGCAAGCCGCGCGATTACGGGCGCGACCCAGCAGGGCGAAGATGACGAAATCGGGTTGCGACTGGAGAATTTCCTGCAACGGCAAACGGGTCTCGGGGGCAAAATAACGGCGATCCGGCTCGACGATGGACGACGCTCGGCAGGGGCGTCGAGCGGGACGATCCTGTTCGATGCCGACGTCGATACTGATACCGGTACGCGGGTCCGCAGACTCGTGTTTCGCTATGATCTGGGCGGCGCCTTCTTCAGCCAATATGCGCTGCCGCCGCAATTCGACATCATGCAGGCGCTGTACGCGCGCGGCCTCCCGGTCCCCAGGCCGCTCTGGCTCGATGCCGGCGGCGAGGTAAACGGCAAGCCCGGTCTGTTCATGGAACGGATCGAGGGCATCGCCCCCAGCACGATGCCCTTCAACGAAGGTCCCTATATGGCGGTTGGCGCGGCAGACCGGCACAGGATGTTGCTCGAAGCCGCGCGAACGCTTGCGGCGGTGCACGCGACGTCATCGGCAGGTCTCGCCGACGATCATTTTGCCCGGCGCGGCGGCGATGGCCACTATCTCGATCGCGAGATCGGCTGGACCCTCGTCGAACTGCGGCGGACGATCCCGCCTGCCGCACCCGGCGCGAAGGCCAATTTATACCGCGATATCCGCGACACGCTGGAGAAGGTCGCCGACTGGCTGACCGCGCATGCGCCGCGTCACCGCACCCCCGAACTCGCACACGGCGACGCGAATATCTCGAACTTCATGTACGACGACGCCGGCCAGGTCGTCGCCTTGCTCGACTGGGAGCTGGCGCATCACGGCGTCGGCGAAGCCGATCTGGCGTATCAGATCGCCGGGATCGCGCATTTCGCGCTGCTCGCGCCGCCGATCGACGGCATTCCGGCCCCCGACGAGATGATGGCCGCCTACGCGCAGGCGCGCGGCAAGCTCGAAGACTGGGACTTTGCGCAGGTACTCGGCGAATGGCGCCTCGCGGTCTTTGCCTCGATGGGGATGAGCCGGTTGCCGCCCGAGCTCGAGGATGTCGAGCGGACCTATTGGGCTGCTTCGCGCAAGCGCCTCGCGGCACTGGTGCCGGGGATCGGCGCATGA
- a CDS encoding TonB-dependent receptor, giving the protein MSKGVAARLCAGVTYIALMAAAPAMAQTAEADGDDSAASARADNAGEIIVTAQRREQSLNSVPMSITAIGGDQLVSQGISTVADLAKIVPGLTFTQSQIATPVYTIRGVGFYESTLAASPAVSVYVDEVPLPFAILTQGAALDLSRVEVLKGPQGTLYGQNATGGAINYISAKPGNDFEAGADASFGRFGALELSGFVSAPVTDTLGVRLSARIDEGGAWQQNYTRDDKLGRARRIAGRALVVWNPTDTLEFTLNLNGWRDKSDVQAPQLTAHTPYNPAGAYPYVLATPLAPENARAANWSASTPMRRDDDFYQASLRTDWDVSDDVRLTSITSWLEFNTDATQDLDATQWRQLDSYTPGSVKSFFQELRLTGTSGDARWILGANYSHDKASEQQILFTNDLSSNVIIPGLPILTVSAVFTNQKVTTYAGYANVEYDLTPNLTAQGGIRYTRNERSFDGCGYDGDGTTYLSFNVLTELFTGAPPITPIPAGGCLTFSPEFQPSLVVDELKQDNISWRGGLTYTFDNRAIVYANISRGWKAGGFPTVPASSFTGFLPATQESLLAYEAGFKLPLADRTLQFNAAGFYYDYKDKQVRGRILDPIFGLLERLVNIPTSHIYGVEAAIDWRPVDGLTANLSGTYVKSRIDEFTGYNGTGVFADYEGSAFPFTPKWQATADVQYKWPVSDRWNAVIGTNVNYNSATNSTFGDPAILRINARTLVDVRAGVESEDGKLRVQLWGRNIFNEYYWNSTFQADTAWRMAGRPATYGISVGWRY; this is encoded by the coding sequence ATGTCCAAGGGAGTGGCCGCGCGGCTGTGTGCCGGCGTTACCTATATCGCGTTGATGGCTGCCGCACCGGCGATGGCGCAGACGGCGGAAGCCGACGGCGACGATAGCGCCGCAAGCGCCCGGGCAGACAATGCCGGCGAAATCATCGTCACCGCACAGCGCCGCGAACAGTCGCTGAACTCGGTCCCGATGTCGATCACCGCGATCGGCGGCGACCAGCTCGTCTCGCAGGGCATCAGCACCGTTGCGGATCTCGCCAAGATCGTGCCCGGCCTGACCTTTACCCAGAGCCAGATCGCAACCCCGGTCTATACGATCCGCGGCGTCGGCTTTTACGAATCGACCCTCGCCGCGTCCCCCGCGGTCAGCGTCTATGTCGACGAAGTGCCGCTGCCCTTCGCGATCCTGACGCAGGGCGCCGCGCTCGACCTGTCGCGCGTCGAAGTGCTCAAGGGGCCGCAGGGCACGCTCTATGGACAGAATGCCACCGGCGGCGCGATCAACTACATCTCCGCCAAGCCCGGTAATGATTTCGAGGCAGGCGCCGACGCCAGCTTCGGCCGTTTCGGCGCGCTGGAGCTGTCGGGCTTTGTCAGCGCACCGGTCACCGACACGCTGGGCGTGCGCCTCAGCGCGCGCATCGACGAGGGCGGCGCCTGGCAGCAAAATTATACCCGCGACGACAAGCTCGGCCGCGCGCGCCGCATCGCGGGCCGCGCGCTGGTTGTCTGGAATCCGACTGACACGCTCGAATTCACGCTCAACCTCAACGGCTGGCGCGACAAGTCCGACGTGCAGGCGCCGCAACTGACCGCGCACACGCCCTATAACCCGGCGGGCGCCTATCCCTATGTCCTCGCCACCCCGCTCGCGCCGGAAAATGCGCGCGCCGCCAACTGGTCGGCGTCGACGCCGATGCGCCGCGACGATGATTTCTATCAGGCGTCGCTGCGTACCGACTGGGATGTGTCGGACGACGTCCGCCTGACCTCGATCACCTCGTGGCTCGAATTCAACACCGATGCGACGCAAGATCTCGACGCCACCCAGTGGCGCCAGCTCGACAGCTATACCCCGGGCAGCGTCAAGAGCTTCTTCCAGGAATTGCGCCTCACCGGCACCAGCGGCGACGCGCGCTGGATTCTCGGCGCCAATTATTCGCACGACAAGGCGAGCGAGCAGCAGATCCTGTTCACGAACGATCTCAGCAGCAACGTCATCATCCCCGGTCTGCCGATCCTGACCGTGTCGGCGGTGTTCACCAACCAGAAGGTGACCACCTATGCCGGCTATGCGAACGTCGAATATGATCTAACGCCGAATCTGACTGCGCAGGGGGGCATCCGCTACACGCGCAACGAACGCAGCTTCGACGGTTGCGGCTATGACGGCGACGGCACGACCTATTTGAGCTTCAACGTGCTGACCGAGCTGTTCACCGGCGCCCCGCCGATCACGCCGATCCCCGCCGGCGGCTGCCTGACTTTCAGTCCCGAATTCCAGCCGTCGCTGGTCGTCGACGAACTGAAGCAGGACAATATCTCGTGGCGCGGCGGGCTGACCTATACGTTCGACAATCGCGCGATCGTCTATGCCAATATCTCGCGCGGGTGGAAGGCGGGCGGATTTCCGACGGTGCCGGCCTCGTCCTTCACGGGCTTCCTGCCCGCGACGCAGGAATCCTTGCTCGCCTATGAGGCCGGGTTCAAGCTGCCGCTGGCCGACCGCACGCTGCAGTTCAACGCCGCGGGCTTCTATTATGATTATAAGGACAAGCAGGTGCGTGGCCGCATCCTAGACCCGATTTTCGGGCTGCTCGAACGGCTGGTCAACATCCCGACGTCGCACATCTACGGCGTCGAAGCTGCGATCGACTGGCGCCCGGTCGATGGGCTGACCGCGAATCTGTCAGGCACTTATGTAAAGAGCCGCATCGACGAATTCACCGGCTATAACGGCACAGGCGTCTTCGCCGACTATGAAGGCTCGGCCTTCCCCTTCACCCCGAAGTGGCAAGCGACCGCCGACGTCCAGTATAAATGGCCGGTCAGCGACCGCTGGAACGCGGTGATCGGCACCAACGTCAATTACAACAGCGCGACCAATTCGACCTTCGGCGATCCCGCGATCCTGCGTATCAACGCGCGGACGCTGGTCGATGTGCGCGCGGGGGTCGAGAGCGAGGATGGCAAGCTGCGCGTTCAATTGTGGGGCCGCAACATCTTCAACGAATATTACTGGAACTCGACCTTCCAGGCCGACACCGCCTGGCGCATGGCCGGCCGCCCCGCGACCTACGGCATCTCGGTCGGCTGGCGTTACTGA
- a CDS encoding TonB-dependent receptor has product MRKAVLMAGVAIATMSVSPVWAQAAPAPAPAADDSTAAESGGLVDIVVTAQRRSENLQKVPVVVTAVEPEVLEARNVSTLQDLPKLTPSLTVQNQASNVTPFIRGVGSTVTGAGQAASVATYVDGVYISTLTSAAFDLDNVEQVQVLEGPQGALYGRNATGGAIVVTTKTPRPGDPISGRFRAGYGNYDNREASAIISGGLGDMFAFSVNGSIRKRDGYIRNLNAPGAGATNDDFYDRDSKSIGAVLVFQPSERFNLVLRAQHFESDDRSGQGYQAVGLDIDVGGTGLNGSQLYYAGLLQSFGVSPADAMAAAANLRFSNKHGATYDNEANGSTRGVLRPGPAGSFVQLNTETYSAKATLDLGSVELSSLTAYQTAKSLSATEVLFADPDSYPAGFEGGSVGFTGDFPSRTWQQEFQIASVGSPVEWIAGVLYLDAAGDVLLTGDLPPLSALTADNRWQNKSIAGYGQITVPITDRLSITAGGRYTDEKYISNDFISLTDPRNVFGTPNQGRQVLKGSKFTYTGRIQYDTGDLLLYAGVSTGFKGATLSNTNLLSPGVTPETITSFEGGAKIRLSPDARLNLGAFRYDYGNIHIAYTDSASGSNILVNGTGAKITGTQYDLLWQVSPMFTLRSNGLLLDTSYDRDVQSAGGAGVLFIKGNRLAGAPKFAISLGADVKYQIGDGELKLSVDASHNDGYYFDAENLTGTGGATARGMQLVDASLTYTAPNDRWLVSLFAANITDEKYFDSGLPISGLVRNARAAPPATYGVRVGFNF; this is encoded by the coding sequence ATGCGTAAGGCTGTTCTGATGGCCGGTGTTGCCATCGCCACCATGAGCGTTTCGCCCGTATGGGCCCAAGCGGCTCCGGCCCCGGCGCCCGCCGCGGACGACAGCACGGCTGCGGAGAGCGGAGGGCTGGTCGATATCGTCGTGACCGCGCAGCGCCGGTCCGAAAATCTGCAGAAGGTTCCGGTCGTGGTTACCGCGGTCGAGCCCGAAGTGCTCGAAGCGCGCAATGTTTCGACGTTGCAGGATCTGCCCAAGCTGACCCCGTCGCTGACCGTCCAGAATCAGGCGAGCAACGTCACGCCCTTCATCCGCGGCGTGGGATCGACCGTCACCGGCGCGGGGCAGGCGGCGAGCGTCGCGACCTATGTCGACGGGGTCTATATCTCTACGCTCACCAGCGCTGCCTTCGACCTCGACAATGTCGAACAGGTGCAGGTGCTCGAAGGGCCGCAGGGCGCACTCTATGGCCGTAATGCGACCGGCGGCGCGATCGTCGTAACGACGAAGACGCCGCGGCCGGGCGACCCGATCTCGGGCCGCTTCCGGGCAGGATATGGAAATTACGACAATCGCGAGGCGTCGGCGATCATCTCGGGCGGGCTCGGCGACATGTTCGCTTTCTCGGTCAACGGATCGATCCGCAAGCGCGACGGCTATATCAGGAATTTGAACGCGCCGGGCGCCGGTGCCACCAACGACGATTTCTATGACCGCGATTCCAAGTCGATCGGCGCGGTTCTGGTCTTCCAGCCCTCCGAACGGTTCAATCTGGTCCTGCGTGCGCAGCATTTCGAATCCGACGACCGGTCGGGTCAGGGCTATCAGGCGGTCGGGCTCGATATCGACGTCGGCGGCACCGGCCTCAACGGGTCGCAGCTCTATTACGCCGGGCTGTTGCAAAGCTTCGGCGTCTCCCCTGCCGACGCGATGGCCGCAGCCGCGAACCTGCGTTTCAGCAACAAGCATGGTGCGACCTATGACAATGAGGCGAACGGATCGACCCGCGGCGTCCTGCGTCCGGGGCCGGCCGGATCGTTCGTGCAGCTCAATACGGAAACCTATTCGGCGAAGGCGACACTCGACCTCGGTTCGGTCGAACTGAGCTCGCTGACCGCTTATCAGACCGCCAAATCGCTGTCCGCGACCGAGGTGCTCTTTGCCGATCCCGACAGCTATCCCGCCGGGTTCGAGGGCGGGTCGGTCGGCTTCACCGGCGATTTCCCTTCGCGGACCTGGCAGCAGGAATTCCAGATCGCGTCGGTCGGCTCGCCGGTCGAATGGATCGCGGGCGTGCTCTATCTCGACGCGGCGGGCGATGTGCTGCTCACCGGCGACCTGCCGCCTTTGTCGGCACTCACGGCCGACAACCGCTGGCAGAACAAGTCGATCGCCGGCTACGGCCAGATCACGGTGCCGATCACCGACCGGCTCAGCATCACGGCGGGCGGGCGCTACACCGACGAGAAATATATCAGCAACGACTTCATCTCGCTGACCGACCCGCGCAACGTTTTCGGCACGCCGAACCAGGGGCGGCAAGTGCTGAAGGGGTCGAAATTCACCTATACCGGCCGCATCCAGTACGACACCGGCGACCTACTGCTCTATGCGGGCGTTTCGACCGGTTTCAAGGGCGCGACGCTCTCGAATACCAATCTTCTGAGCCCGGGTGTCACGCCCGAGACGATCACCTCGTTCGAGGGCGGGGCGAAGATCCGCCTGTCGCCCGACGCACGGCTCAATCTCGGCGCGTTCCGCTACGACTATGGCAATATCCATATCGCCTATACCGACTCGGCAAGCGGATCGAATATTCTGGTCAACGGAACCGGCGCCAAGATCACCGGCACGCAATATGACCTGCTCTGGCAGGTCTCGCCGATGTTCACGCTGCGCTCGAACGGGTTGCTGCTCGACACCAGCTACGACCGCGACGTCCAGTCGGCGGGCGGGGCGGGGGTGCTGTTCATCAAGGGCAATCGGCTCGCGGGCGCGCCGAAGTTCGCGATCTCGCTCGGTGCCGATGTCAAATATCAGATCGGTGATGGCGAACTCAAATTGTCGGTCGATGCCTCGCACAACGACGGCTATTATTTCGATGCCGAGAATCTGACCGGCACCGGCGGTGCGACGGCACGCGGCATGCAACTGGTCGATGCCAGCCTGACCTACACCGCGCCGAACGACCGCTGGCTGGTCTCGCTGTTCGCGGCGAACATCACCGACGAGAAATATTTCGACAGCGGCCTGCCGATCAGCGGCCTCGTGCGCAACGCGCGCGCAGCGCCGCCGGCGACCTACGGCGTGCGCGTCGGGTTCAATTTCTGA
- a CDS encoding cytochrome P450 yields MATIATPPTDDDAIVAPATYADPDAYHRLFARLRAEDPVHWTEPADYRPFWSVTRFADIQEVERNAAQFLNAPRMMLRPVSVEEQVRKLTGGSALMLRDIVHMDGRDHMVHRKLTQAWFMPGRLKALEEDLRALARHFVGQMIERGGSCEFVDDVAVWYPLRVIMRILGVPAEDEARMLVLTRDIFGPDDPDIRKGPKPDLATTIKGFTDYFAELTEARRRDPSDDIATLLSTAEVDGQPIGTLELMSYYIIIATAGHDTTSSTIAGGLLALLQNPAEMARLRADPAILAAGGVDEMVRWVTPVKHFFRTAVEDYALRGKTIRAGDHLMMCYPSANRDADAFPDPFRFDLSRPPNRHLGFGYGPHLCLGQHLAKMEIRIFFEELLARVDAIELAGDPAWVASNFVSGLKRLPIAYRAR; encoded by the coding sequence ATGGCCACGATCGCGACGCCGCCGACCGACGACGACGCGATCGTCGCACCCGCGACCTACGCCGACCCGGATGCCTATCACCGGCTCTTCGCGCGCCTGCGCGCCGAAGACCCGGTGCACTGGACCGAGCCCGCCGATTATCGCCCCTTCTGGAGCGTCACCAGATTCGCCGATATTCAGGAGGTCGAGCGTAATGCGGCGCAATTCCTCAACGCACCGCGGATGATGCTGCGGCCGGTGTCGGTCGAGGAACAGGTGCGCAAGCTCACCGGCGGCAGCGCGCTGATGCTGCGCGACATCGTCCATATGGACGGCCGCGACCATATGGTGCACCGCAAGCTGACGCAGGCGTGGTTCATGCCGGGGCGGCTGAAGGCGCTCGAAGAGGATTTGCGCGCGCTGGCACGGCATTTTGTCGGCCAGATGATCGAGCGCGGCGGGAGCTGCGAATTCGTCGACGATGTTGCGGTCTGGTATCCGCTGCGGGTGATCATGCGCATCCTGGGGGTGCCCGCCGAGGACGAGGCGCGGATGCTCGTGCTGACGCGCGACATCTTCGGCCCCGACGATCCCGATATCCGCAAGGGGCCAAAGCCCGACCTCGCGACGACGATCAAGGGCTTTACCGACTATTTCGCCGAACTGACCGAAGCGCGCCGCCGCGATCCGTCGGACGATATCGCGACGCTGCTGTCGACCGCCGAAGTCGACGGACAGCCGATCGGCACGCTCGAACTAATGTCCTATTACATCATCATCGCGACCGCGGGGCACGACACGACCAGTTCGACGATCGCCGGCGGGCTCCTCGCGCTGCTCCAGAATCCGGCCGAAATGGCACGGCTGCGGGCCGATCCGGCGATCCTTGCGGCGGGCGGCGTCGACGAAATGGTGCGCTGGGTCACCCCGGTGAAGCATTTCTTCCGCACCGCCGTGGAAGATTACGCGTTGCGCGGGAAGACGATCCGGGCGGGCGACCATCTGATGATGTGCTACCCCTCGGCCAATCGCGACGCCGACGCCTTTCCCGATCCGTTCCGCTTCGATCTGTCGCGGCCGCCGAACCGGCACCTCGGTTTCGGCTATGGGCCGCATCTCTGCCTCGGCCAGCATCTCGCCAAGATGGAAATCCGCATCTTCTTCGAAGAACTGCTGGCGCGTGTCGATGCGATCGAACTTGCGGGCGACCCGGCGTGGGTTGCCTCGAATTTCGTCAGCGGGCTCAAGCGTCTGCCGATCGCATACAGGGCGCGATAA
- a CDS encoding EthD domain-containing protein: MIRMLFCLHRLPSLSLAEFQTYWLETHAPLVARHAPAIGLALYRQHHRLDDPVLGALLKGRRTDGAFDGVAELGWNSEADLLGGGSDPARRAANRALFEDEQRFIDLACSPIFFARSHTIVGD; encoded by the coding sequence ATGATCCGGATGCTCTTTTGCCTGCACCGGCTGCCCTCGCTCAGTCTTGCCGAATTCCAGACCTATTGGCTCGAAACGCACGCGCCGCTCGTCGCCCGCCATGCGCCGGCGATCGGGCTCGCGCTCTATCGCCAGCACCACCGGCTGGACGATCCGGTCCTCGGGGCGTTGCTCAAGGGGCGCCGGACCGACGGAGCCTTCGACGGCGTTGCCGAACTCGGCTGGAACAGCGAAGCCGATCTGCTCGGCGGCGGCAGCGATCCGGCGCGGCGCGCCGCCAATCGCGCACTGTTCGAGGACGAGCAGCGTTTCATCGACCTTGCCTGTTCGCCAATCTTCTTCGCCCGCTCGCACACGATCGTCGGCGACTAG
- a CDS encoding DUF7065 domain-containing protein: MIAAEDIVILPVEDEWPHTPEPDAHWQESVVLCFQDIEQGLGGFIRIGHHPNLGTGNCTFGVVAPGVGYNRSRIDVPMREDDRFATGFAIDGFLTATFDSATNRWVAEDADCALDLHVENLHPHYDAWALSGLTGGFREKFAAMHTEVAGRVRGTVRIGERTWTVDGFGHRDHSWGVRKHDDPEAALATFFWLVGSFGPDLIFSMSESITFSGKRNRTGFVIQGGEIARPLTQDARFGVTLDGMTMRDARVTFDAGALGTHTVELEGLGNVLLGMGGRYLEVGMPARGRWNGRTGGVHLSTLFNARGGTGQPPMLFGTSPANGLYRAQAFQDVRKP; encoded by the coding sequence ATGATTGCGGCCGAGGATATCGTCATCCTGCCGGTCGAGGACGAGTGGCCGCACACCCCCGAACCCGACGCGCATTGGCAGGAAAGCGTCGTGCTCTGCTTTCAGGATATCGAACAGGGCCTCGGCGGCTTCATCCGCATCGGCCATCACCCGAACCTCGGGACCGGCAATTGCACCTTCGGCGTCGTGGCGCCGGGGGTCGGCTACAACCGCTCGCGGATCGACGTGCCGATGCGCGAGGATGATCGCTTCGCGACCGGCTTCGCGATCGACGGCTTCCTGACCGCAACGTTCGACAGCGCGACCAACCGCTGGGTCGCCGAAGATGCCGATTGCGCTCTCGACCTCCATGTCGAAAATCTCCACCCGCATTACGACGCCTGGGCGCTCTCGGGCCTGACCGGCGGCTTCCGCGAGAAATTTGCCGCGATGCATACCGAGGTCGCCGGGCGCGTGCGCGGAACGGTGCGGATCGGCGAGCGGACCTGGACCGTCGACGGCTTCGGCCATCGCGACCATAGCTGGGGGGTGCGTAAACACGACGATCCCGAAGCGGCGCTCGCGACCTTCTTCTGGCTCGTCGGTTCGTTCGGCCCCGACCTCATCTTCAGCATGAGCGAATCGATCACCTTTTCAGGCAAACGCAACCGCACCGGCTTCGTGATCCAGGGCGGAGAAATCGCTCGGCCGCTGACGCAGGATGCCCGCTTCGGCGTGACGCTCGACGGCATGACGATGCGCGACGCGCGCGTGACCTTCGACGCCGGCGCGCTGGGCACACACACGGTCGAACTCGAAGGGCTAGGCAATGTCCTGCTCGGGATGGGCGGACGCTATCTCGAGGTCGGTATGCCGGCGCGCGGGCGCTGGAACGGCCGTACCGGCGGGGTGCATCTCAGCACGTTGTTCAATGCGCGCGGAGGAACCGGCCAGCCGCCGATGCTGTTCGGCACCTCACCCGCGAACGGACTTTATCGCGCGCAGGCCTTTCAGGACGTGCGAAAACCCTAG
- a CDS encoding TetR/AcrR family transcriptional regulator → MTKRGIDTREKILDATIKCIVRAGFTATTIEHVMVEAGLSRGSVLHQFPNRVALMVATAERAMRRVMDSARVMAEAIEDPFERLSDYARISWETHSQPEGLALTDILLAARWDGELLAGLQPITSRVEQEIHDEFINLASEAGFTDAEALVPHGWLLIASVRGLIIEHSVNQSRPMILAAIERMKERHRRFCANLAARDAR, encoded by the coding sequence TTGACGAAACGCGGAATCGATACGCGCGAGAAGATTCTCGACGCGACGATCAAATGTATCGTGCGCGCGGGTTTTACGGCAACGACGATCGAGCATGTCATGGTCGAGGCCGGTCTCAGCCGCGGGTCGGTCCTGCATCAATTCCCCAATCGGGTGGCGCTGATGGTGGCGACGGCGGAGCGCGCGATGCGGCGCGTAATGGATTCGGCGCGCGTCATGGCCGAGGCGATCGAGGACCCCTTCGAGCGACTGTCCGATTATGCGCGGATTTCATGGGAAACCCATTCGCAGCCCGAAGGGCTGGCGCTGACCGATATCCTGCTCGCCGCGCGCTGGGATGGCGAACTGCTGGCCGGATTGCAGCCGATCACGAGCCGGGTCGAACAGGAAATCCACGACGAGTTCATCAACCTCGCGAGCGAGGCGGGTTTCACCGATGCCGAGGCGCTGGTTCCGCACGGCTGGCTGCTGATCGCCAGCGTGCGGGGCCTGATCATCGAGCATAGCGTGAACCAGTCGCGTCCAATGATCCTCGCTGCGATCGAACGCATGAAGGAACGGCACCGGCGTTTTTGCGCCAATCTCGCCGCACGAGACGCGCGATAG